The genomic interval ATAGAAGCTCTTAAATTAAAAACCATTATAATAATCACCAAAATGGTAATTAATATCTCTAAAGTTAATGCTTCGGTAAGTGTGTCTAAGGTTTCTACAATTAATTCAGAACGATCGTAAAAAGGAACCACTGTTAGTTGAGATGTTCGTCCGTCTGCTAATACCTTCGTAGGCAAACCACCTTTTAGTTCAGCTATTTTTTCTTTTACGTTGGTAATTACTTCCATAGGATTTGCTCCATATCTAGCAACTACAACACCACCAACTACTTCTGCGCCTTCTTTATCTAATAATCCACGTCGTGCTGCAGGACCTAAAGAAACTTTACCAATATCTTTAATTTTAATGGATGTAAAATCTTTTGAAGTTACCACAGCATTTTCAATATCTGCAACCGATTTTATATACCCTAAACCACGAACTAAATATTCTGCTTGATTGATTTCTAAAGTTTGTGCACCAATATCTTGATTACTACTTTTTACAGCCTTAACAACTTCACTTAAACCAATATTGTATTGACGCATCAATTCTGGATTCACATCTACCTGATATTCCTGAACATAACCACCAATAGAAGCTACTTCTGAAACGCCACTTGCAGAAGACAACGCGTACTTTACATAGTAATCTTGTATGCTTCGTAATTCTTGTAAATCCCATCCACCAGTAACATTTCCGTCTTTATCTCTACCCTCTAGAGTATACCAATAAATCTGACCTAATCCTGTAGCATCTGGTCCTAAAGCAGGATTAACACCTTCTGGTAATAATCCGCTTGGTAGTGAATTTAATTTTTCTAAAATTCGACTACGGCTCCAATAAAACTCGATGTCTTCTTCAAAAATGATATAAATACTAGAGAAGCCAAACATAGAAGAACTACGAATGGTTTTTACTCCAGGAATACCCAATAAGGAGGTGGTTAAAGGATAGGTAATTTGGTCTTCTATATCTTGTGGCGAACGACCATCCCACTTTGTGAATACAATTTGTTGATTTTCACCAATATCTGGTATGGCATCTACAGCCACAGGGTCACTTGGTAAAAAGCCTGTATTCCAATTAAAAGGAGCGTTTACAGTTCCCCATCCTACAAAAAGGACAAGTAATAAAACCGCTACGAGTTTATTCTCTATTAAGAATTTGATGCTTTTATTTAGCATTGGTTTAATTATTAAACAGTTAGACATTGGTGTTAAAAAAAACACCGAATACAAGAAATTATCCCAATGAGATTAATCACAGGATAACACAGTCTTTTTGTTTAAAAATTAAATTAAATAAGTCTCGTCTAACTTAAATATTTGCCTGTTAGCGAGCAGAGGTTCGTACTCTCCAGATGAAGGTACATTATTTTCTAAACCTTCAAAAAGGTTGATATAAGAATAAATAAATGAAGCAATGAATACTTGTTGCTCAAAAGAAATGCTATCAATATGATGTTGTAATTCATTTTGACCTTCAACAACTACTTGTTCGTCATTACAGCAGTTCTTTTTTGAAATATTACAATCTTCAGATAAAGGTTTTTGCATTTCCATACCACAACCTTCTGCTTTTTGAAACATAGCTGTTTCTACCAAAGTATCACCACAATAATGCATACTAAAAGTCAATGACATTGTAGAGAATAGGACTACAACAGCCATTGCAATTGACATTATTTTATGTGAAACTTTCTTCATATTGGCCGCAAAGGTATACAAAATTAAAGAACAAAATATTAGTTAAGAAAAATTTAACTGAAAACAAGACAACTGACTTTCATAAATGTATCCCTATATTTTATTTAAAATCAGACATCATTCATTTAGAGAGTTTAGCGTAAAAAAGCAAGCCATATATTTACAAACATAAAAAACTCACACAACCTAGGTTAAAAAATCAGCGACAGTATATTTAAATCGAAATGTCTTTAATAAAAATAGATTGAAGAAATAATGTAAATTTCGTAAAATTGAAATTTAGCACAAAAACAGTTCAAATTATTTTACGTCCTTCTAAACGGATAAAAGTATTTTTGACAGGGATAAACAATAATTTTTATATTTAACCTGTTTTTCTTTAATCCTATAAAGTAGCACCTCGATAATTATATCAATTGCATTTTTAAAATTCATTTCAGAATTATAACGAAATGTACTTCTTTATTTATTGATAAACGTCCATTTTTACTTACTAATAAGTTTATCTATATTTAAAGTTGTTTGTTTTAAGCTTACTCCACAATCTTTTGCTTTAACAATATTTCCGTTATTCCATTATGTTTCAAAATAACTAGGGTACCCCATAGGGTAACTGTCACATGCTTTTTAAGGAGATTAAGATATTATCTATTTGATCTAAAAATTCTTAACTCTAATAAATTATAAGGTGAACTCAGTGTTTATAAAGGTTTAAGAGATTTAACCATCCTAGAATGTGATGTATAAAAAAAGCCTCACATAATATGTGAGGCTTTTGGCGGAGAAAGAGGGATTCGAACCCCCGGACCTGTTACAGTCAACAGTTTTCAAGACTGCCGCATTCGACCGCTCTGCCATTTCTCCAGTGCGTCTCATCAAGTATTCCCTGATTGCGGCTGCAAATATAGAAAGGTTTTTTAGTTTACAAAAACAAAAAACGATTTATTTTTATTTTTTTTTTGAATATCATACATGAAACCACATATCTATCTATAAATCAAGTATTTTAAATTATTATTATTTTTTTAGAAATCGTCACAAAAAAGTCTAAATAAAGAATTCTTGTATAGTAGTTCATTATATTTGCCTTTATTATTTTAATTATAAAATTATGTCATTTAATTCCTTTGGAAATTTATTAAAAGTAACAACGTATGGAGAATCTCATGGAACTGCTATTGGTGGCGTCATAGATGGATTCCCTGCAGGATTAGAGGTAGATTTTGAAGCCATTCAAAATGAGTTAGATAGACGTAAACCTGGGCAATCTAAAATTGTTACTCAGCGTAAAGAACCAGATACTGTAGAGTTTCTTTCAGGTATTTTTGAAGGAAAAACAACAGGAACTTCTATTGGTTTTGTTATTAGAAACACCAATCAAAAATCTAAAGACTACAACCACAATACCAATGTATATAGACCTTCTCATGCAGATTTTACGTATGATAAGAAATTTGGAAACAGAGATTATAGAGGCGGCGGAAGAAGTTCTGCCCGTGAAACTGCCAATTGGGTAGTTGCTGGTGCTTTAGCAAAACAGCTTATTGCAAGCATGAATATAAATGCATTTACATCTTCGGTTGGAGATATTTTTATAGACAAACCGTATCAAGATTTAGATTTTTCTAAAACAGAAAGCAATATTGTTCGTTGTCCGGATGAAGCTTCTGCAGAGAAAATGATCAACAGAATACAAGAAATTAGAAAAGCAGGAGATACTATTGGTGGTACCGTAACATGTGTTGCACAAAATGTACCTGTAGGATTAGGAGAACCTATATTTCAGAAATTACACGCACAATTAGGTAGCGCAATGTTATCTATAAATGCCGTAAAAGGTTTTGAATTTGGAAGTGGTTTTTGTGGTGCAAAAATGAAAGGTTCAGATCATAACGATGTTTTTAATGCAGACGGCTCTACACAATCTAATTTATCTGGAGGAATACAAGGTGGAATAAGTAATGGTATGGATATTTACTTTAGAGTTGCTTTTAAACCTGTTGCAACCATTATGAGCTCTCAACAAACTATTAACTCAGAATATGAAGTTACAGAAATTACAGGTAAAGGAAGACATGATCCTTGTGTTGTACCAAGAGCTGTACCAATTGTAGAAGCTATGACTGCTTTAGTATTAGCAGATTTTTGGTTGCTAAATAAAACGAGACAGATATAATTTACGTACTATTTAAAAGATTGAAATAGAATACTTGTAAATTTATTTACCTTTAACGGAAAAACTTTTTTTTCTGTGGATATTAAACGACTATATTTTATTGATATTATTAGGGCTTTTGCTATCTTAATGATGCTACAAGGGCACTTTATAGATACATTACTAGCTGACTCGTATAGAGACTTAAATGATCCTATTTTTAGTGTATGGTCTTATTTTAGGGGAATTACTGCTCCGACTTTCTTTACTATTTCTGGATTAATTTTTACTTATCTTTTGCTAAAGGCAAAAGAGAAAGGATTAGAAAACCAAAGAATGACAAAAGGGATCACAAGAGGTTTCTTTTTAATAGGTATTGGTTATTTGTTAAGAATTCCCGTTTTTAGTTGGTTAGCAGGAATATTTAGCCCCTATTTTCTAGTAATTGATGTACTTCAAATAATAGGTTTAAGCTTAATATTAATTATTTGTATTTATTTTCTTTGTAATAATAAAACAATCCTTTTTTCTATAATTACATTACTCTTTGGTACCAGTATATTTATATTAGAACCGCTGTATAGAGATTTAAACTTAACCTCTATTCCTCTTTTTTTAAACAACTATATTTCTAAAAGTAATGGATCTATATTTACAATTATTCCTTGGTCTGGTTATGTCTGTTTTGGTGCGTTTATAGCAACAATATTTCATAAAAACGTATTCAAAAAAAGCTTTAAAAAAATAATAATTACTTCTTTTATCCTTTTTGGATTCATTCTAATTTTTTATTCTTCAAATATTCTCGTTTTCTTCTCAAAACTATTACAATCTCAACTATTAATGGATGCGGCAAGCTATAATTATCTATTTACTAGATTTGGAAATGTATTATTAATTTTCGCTTTCTTTTATAGCCTTGAGAAGTATTTAAAATCGCCTTTAATTTTAAAAATAGGACAAAAAACACTTTCTATATATGTAATTCATTTTATCATTATTTATGGGAGTTTTACTGGTTATGGGTTAAAGTATATTATTGGTAAAACCTTAAATCCAATAGAAGCTATTATTGGAGCAATACTATTCTTAATATCAGTTTGTCTACTATCTTTTTATTATGCAAAAACAAATACTTTTTTATATTTAAATTTGAGAAAACTATTTCATAAAGTAAAATCTTAATCTAAAATGAAAACGCTTTTATCTCTTTGCTCTATATTCTATTTTTTAAATAGTTTTTCTCAGGTAGATTACTTATCTAAATCAAATAAATTTTCCGAGAGAACATATACCTATCTCAGAATAAAAAAAGAGAAGAACTTAAAGTTCGATTTTTACAGACCTAAAAAGACAAAAGGAAAAGTTCCGTTGTTAATTTATGTTCATGGTGGTGGTTTTTCTGGAGGTGATAGAAAAGATAAAAATTCTACAGCTTTTGCAAAAGAAATGGTTCAATACGGTTACGCTGTCGCAACAATATCATATCGGTTAACAATGAAAGGTAAAGGTTTTGGATGTGCGACAAATTCTGCATTAAAAATAGAAGCTTTTAACGATGTTTCTAAAGATATCAGTTATGCCGTAAAGTATTTTTTAAGACGTAAAAAGAGGCTTAAAATAGATGCTGATAAAATAATTCTAGTAGGTTCTAGTGCTGGTGCGGAAGCAATTTTAAATTTAGCGTATGTTTACAATAACAAAATTTTAGATCCAAATTTTAAATTTGCAGGAATTATTGCCATGTCTGGAGCCGTAACTTCTATTGATAAAATAACAACTGAAACAGCTATTCCAACCCAATTATTTCATGGAACAAAAGATAACCTTGTGCCTTATAATATTGCATCTCATCATTTTTGTAAACTAGAATCTGTTGGATATTTAAACCTTTTTGGTTCTAAAGCAATTGCTAAAAAATTAAAATCTATTCAGAAACCTTTTTATTTATATAGTGTAAAAAATGGAGATCATAGTTGGAACACAAGACCTATTTATCAATGTAAAAACGAAATATTGGACTTTTTATATTATGATATTTTAAAACAGAAAAACAGACAGATAGAAACTGAGATTTAATAATCATAAAAAAAGCGAAACAAAATTGTTTCGCTTTTTAAAATATAGCTATTTTTCTACTTTAATAATTTATCCAAATCATAAAAGTAAAAATCTTTGGCATCATTCATTGCCACAAACAATCCGCTTTTAAAGGTATCGTTTAAAGGCACAGTAACCACATCACATCCATCTGTTTGGGTAGTTGACAGATTAACTGCTTTTACAAACTCATTTGTTTGTCTATCAAATAAATTAAATTGCCCTTTTTGTTGATCAGAAACAATAATATACCCTTTCTCATTCTCAAATTTAGCAATTGCAATACCTTCTATATCTCTTTCAAAAAGTTCACTTCCAAAACAAGTAATTTCTTCATTTCCTTTAGATGGCTCTGCATAATATTTACGAACACAGTGCATTTCATCAGAATAGTAAACAAAGCCCATTTCTGCATCAACAGCAATGGCTTCAATTTCTTTTTTACCACTAAATTGTCCAAATTTCCTAACCAAAGTAGCCGTTACTTTACTGTTTTCTGAAACTAATTTATATTGATATAAATACCCTTCTTTAGGTCCCGTTTTTCTACCAACTATTGCATAAAAAGTTCCATCAATCGGACTCTTATAAATAGCAACTCCCATTGGTAATTTGTTTTCAGGAATAGTTTCATCTTCAAAGACAGGAAATCCTCCTTCATCTAAAGGTTTCATATCTGGTACAGAAAACATTCTAATTTGCTGCTCTTCTCTTTCTGTAAAAATTAAAACATCAACTTTTACAGAATCGTTTACTTGAAAACCATACTCTAAATCTACATTGTTAGGTCTTTTTATATTTCTGATGGTTTTATCTTCTATAACTTTACCTTGTAAATCATACGCATAAATTGCTCCATTGGTTTCTTTATCTGTTCCAAAAACAATACTTTTTGATGCGTCTGTTGGATGAATCCAAATTGCAGGATCATCTGTATCATTAACAGATTTTTCGGTAATTACATCTGGTGCAATTGCTGGTAATTTACTACCAGAATTACACGATAACAATGTTACTGTTCCTAAAAATAGGATACTATTTTTTATAGATAATTTCATGTTTTCTATTTTTTAAATAAATCGTATTTTAAACCAAAAGTAATTCTTCTACCGTAGTATTCCATTTGCATTGTTCTACCACTTTCTCCTTGGTAGTAACGTAATGGTTGGTTAGTCAGATTATTTACACTAGCATAAATACTTAGGTTTTTATTAATGGTATAACCTGTACTAAAATCTAAGAAAAATTGTTTGTCGTAATAACGATCTTCAAAAGCATTACCTCCTATTTCATCTACATAAGCATCAGAAAAATTACCAGAAAGTCTTGCATTAAATTTAGCATCTGCATACCCTAAAGAAGCGTTTAACATATTTGGTGTTGTGTTAGGCAAATCTATATCTTCTCTTTCCTCTCCGTCTTCATTACGAATTCCGTTTGCATCCGAAGTTAAAAAGGTATAATTAGCATACACACTAAAGTTTTTTAAGAAACCAGGTAAAAAATCTAATTTTCTTTGGATTGCTAATTCTGCTCCAAAAATAGATGCTTTATCACCATTTAAAGGTTGATAAACTTCAAAACCAGTAGTTCCTGGTCCAAAAGCATCTGTAGTAGTTTCTGATTGAAAAGTATAGGTAAAATCACTAATGTTTTTGTAAAAAAAACCTCCAGACAAAATACCTACATTTTCAAAATAAGTTTCTGCCATTACATCAAAATTCATAGAAGTTGTTGGCTTTAAATCTGGGTTACCTAAAAACACTTCTTCATCTCCAGTTACAACATCTAAAGTTGGTGTAATATCAACATAATTTGGTCTTGCCAATGTATTTGTCCAAGCAAATCTTAATACTGTTTTATCAGAAATATCGTATTTAACATGTACACCTGGCATTAAATTAGAATAAGAACTTTTTTCTGTTAAAGTACCATCTAAAGTATCTTCATCTAAAATATTATTTCCTGTTGCCGTTAATTTTGTGTGCTCTAATCGTAAACCAAACAATACACTTAACTTGTCAGACAATCTTTGATTTGTCATCACATAACTCGCAAATACATTTTCCTTTACATCATAATTAGCTCTTAAAAACTCATCACTTATAGTTTCACCATTATTTAAATCTAAGCTTCCTAACCATTCTTCATCTGCAAATAAACCTGATTGGTATTGACTACCTGCTAAATAATCTGGGTTCGAATAATCTTTGGTTGGTATAGATGATAACGTAGGATAATCGCTTTCTAAATCATATTCAAAGAAATCATTATCTCTTAATTTTGTTTTAAAACGACCTCTAAACCCAAATTTTATAAATCCATCTCCATGACCAAAAAAGTCTGATGGTAATTCAAAATTAACAAAAGTATTAAAGTCTTTTTCTTCTGTATATTGATTTTCTTCTGTGATTTCACCAAACTCAAAACTAGCAAGATCATTAAAATCTGATGAATTTACGGCAGTAAACAAAGGAAACCTAGAATCAGAAATATCGTTATTAATACTATATTCAGTTTCAAACTCAGCATAACGTTCATTTAATCTTTCTTCGGATGCTTTTGCAAAAGAAGTCATCCAATCAATTTTTAATTTACCTGCAGCGTGGTTACCACCAAGTGTGTAATTCTGCATTTTTTGATCTTCTAAGCGTCTATTTTTATTTCGATCGTTATCAATACCACCTTTAGATTGTCTTTTAACTTCAACAGGAAACATTGTAGGTGTATTATCTGTAATGGTAAAATCTCCAAGTCCTATATCTTCTGCATCTAAAATCTCATGTTCTAATCTAAAACGATTTTCTCTGTCGTCTCTCCAATTATACATCGATTTAAAATAGATATTATTGTCATCATTAATTTGATAATCGAAGTTTGCAGAAAAACTTCTACGAACTCTTTGTACTAAATACGTACGTTCTTCAAAAACATTGGTATACGGATTTACTTCCAATTCAACTTCTTCACCAGCGTCATTTGTATATGCAAATTCATCCGTCCATTCTGCTTCCACATCATGAGAACCAAAATCATTATCATTGATAGTTGCAGAAATCATCCAACCAAATTTTTTGTTTTTAGAACGATCTCCTACTAGAAAAGAACCATTTAAAATTCTTTTGTTTGTAATTGTGTTTACACCAGATCCTGCGGTTGCAGAAAGTCTAAAACTTTGAGGAGATGTTCTTGTTATTAAATTTACAGAACCTCCTAAAGCATCTGCATCCATATCTGGAGTTACCGCTTTATTAACTTGTATAGATTGTATCATGTCCGACGGAATTAAATCCATCTGTACATTTCTATTATCGCCTTCTGCAGACGGAATTCTACTTCCGTTAAGAGTTACGGAGTTTAATTGAGGAGAAAGACCTCTAATAATAATATTTCTAGCTTCTCCTTGATCTACTTGCATCGTAATACCAGGAATCCTTTTAACGGCATCTCCAATATTTGCATCCGGAAATTTACCAATTTGATCTGTAGAAACTACATTGGTAATATTTAAATTATTCTTTTGAGTGTTTAATGCTTTAGATTGGCTACCTAAGCTGTAAGATGTAATTAAAACATCATCTAATTGAATACTTTCTGAAACAAGTGCAATTTTAATCGATGTAGTTTCATTTTCTTTTACAACAACTTCTTGTAAAATATCTTTAAATCCTAAATAAGTTATTCTTATAGTGTGCGTACCAGCGGGTACACCAACTAAGGTGAACTTTCCATCAAAATTAGAAATATCTCCTTTTTTAAGCGCTTCTATTAAAACATTTGCACCAGGTACATAAAGTCCATCCTTATCAGTAATAAGACCTTGTATTTTACTGGTTTGTGCAAATGAATTAAACGCACTTAACGACAAAAACATCGTTAATAAAAATAAATTAAAATTATAAAATTGTTTCATTATTTAGTTTTTTTATAATGCAAAAGTAAATTTTGATTTACTTAACATTATTAACTAATTAAAAACAAAAAGCTAATTTTATACTTAATTTTAACCTGAATTAACGTTAACTTTAAAATGAATTAATCTAAATTTTAAACAATAAAAACAAATCTACTTACTATAGAGATATAAGCAAAAAAAAAAAGACCACTTAAAAAAGCAGTCTTTATACTATTTATTAAGCCTGTCCTGTAGGCCCAAAATTCATAGGAATTGGAGGTTGCTCATAATCTTTAATTTCACCATGTTGTTCTTCAAACTTTCTAACATTATCTGCTAAAGCTTGTGTTAAGCGTTTTGCATGTTGCGGAGTTAAAATAATTCTAGATTTTACTTTTGCCTTTGGTACACCTGGCATAATATTAATAAAATCTACAATAAATTCTGACATAGAATGATTAATAATTGCAAGATTAGAATACGTTCCTTCTGCAATTTCCTGATCTAACTCAATATTTATTTGTCCGTCTTTGTTTTGATTTTCTTCCATAATTAAAATTGTGTATTTGTTAATTCTAGTACATGTAAAATCGTAAAAAAAAATGAATTACACCCGTAAAATTTCACCTTTTATATTTAATAAAAGCTATAAAAAAGAAAAAGTTGAATTGAATAGTGCATCTGAGATACCCTAAACAATTCAACTTTTAAATAATTAAACTTTTACGTTTACACGTTTCGTTTATTTAGAAACTTTTTTCTATTTCGTCTTTAGGACCAACTAGAATGTTTTCATAAGCTCTCATACCTGTACCTGCTGGAATTCTCTTACCAACAATTACATTTTCTTTTAAGCCTTCTAATGTATCTATTTTACCACTAACAGCAGCCTCGTTTAATACTTTTGTAGTTTCCTGGAAAGAAGCTGCAGAAATAAACGATTTTGTTTGAAGTGATGCTCTTGTAATACCTTGTAAAACTTGCTCTGCCGTTGCCGGTTTAGCCTCTCTTGCCGTTACTAAGTTCTGATCATTTCTTCTTAATAAAGAATTTTCATCTCTTAATTGACGAGCTGTAATAATTTGACCTGCACTTAAGTTTTCTGAATCTCCAGCGTCTTCAACAACCTTCATTCCAAAAATATCATCATTATCTTTGATAAAGTCAATTTTATGAACTAATTGATTCTCTAATAATAAAGTATCACCAGAATCTATAATTTTAACTTTACGCATCATTTGACGAACAACAACCTCAAAATGCTTGTCATTAATTTTTACACCTTGTAAACGATATACTTCTTGAATTTCATTTACCAAGTACATTTGTACTGCAGATGGACCTTGAATTCTTAAAATATCTGAAGGAGTTGTAGCTCCGTCTGATAATGGCATACCAGCTTTAATAAAGTCATTTTCTTGAACTAAAATCTGATTAGAAAGTTTTACTAAATACTTACTAATATCTCCAGTTTTAGATTCAACGATAATTTCTCTATTTCCACGTTTAATTTTACCGAAAGAAACAACACCATCAATCTCAGAAACAACAGATGGATTAGAAGGATTACGTGCTTCGAATAATTCTGTTACACGTGGTAAACCTCCTGTAATATCCCCAGCTTTACCAGATTTTCTTGGTATTTTAACTAAAGTATGACCACTTTCTACTTTATCTCCATCAGTTACCATTAAGTGTGCACCTAAAGGTAAACTATAAGAACGTAAAGCATTACCGTCATTATCTTCAATAATTAAAGATGGTATGATTTTCTTGTTTTTCGAGTCGATCATTACAATCTCCTGGAAACCAGTTTGCTCATCTACTTCTACAGAGTAATTGATACCTTGTATTAAATTATCAAACTTCACTTTTCCAGCGAACTCAGAAACAATAACCCCGTTAAATGGATCCCATTGTACAATAGCATCTCCTTTTTTGATTGATTTTATATCTTTATCAAATATAATAGAACCATAAGGAAGGATATTCGTACTTTGAGTAATTCCTGTTTTCTTGTCTATAATTTTAATCTCAGCAGTTCTAGAAATTACAATGTCAATTTCTTTACCTTCATTGTCTTTACCAGTTACTGTACGTAAATCATCTATAACAACTTTACCATCAAACTTAGCAATTAATTTATTCTCTTCAGAAATATTACCTGCAACCCCACCAACGTGGAATGTACGTAATGTTAACTGTGTACCAGGTTCTCCAATAGATTGTGCTGCAATTACACCAACTGCTTCACCAATTTGTACTTTGTTAAGGGTAGATAAACTCTGACCATAACATTTTGCACAAATACCTTTTGTAGATTCACAAGTTAAAGCAGATCTTACTTCTACAGCATCAATTCCAGACTTCTCAACAGCTACTGCTAATTGATAAGAAATTGGTTGATTTGCTTTTAAAAGAACTTCTTCTGTTAACGGGTGATATACATCGTTTAATGAAACTCTACCTTCAATTCTTTCTGATAAAGATTCTACAATCTCATCATTTTTCTTTAAAGGTGCTACTTCTAAACCTCTTAATGTACCACAATCTTCTTCGTTAATGATAACATCTTGAGAAACATCTACTAATCTACGAGTTAAGTAACCAGCATCTGCCGTTTTTAAAGCCGTATCCGCAAGTCCTTTACGAGCACCGTGAGTAGAGATAAAGTATTCAAGAATTGATAAACCTTCCTTAAAGTTAGAAAGAATCGGATTCTCAATAATTTCTCCACCACCTGCAGTAGATTTCTTAGGTTTTGCCATTAATCCACGCATACCTGTTAACTGACGAATCTGCTCCTTAGAACCCCTTGCACCAGAATCAAGCATCATGTATACCGAGTTGAAACCTTGTTGATCTTCACGTAAACGTTTCATAGATAACTCAGTTAAATCGTTATTGGTTCTACCCCAAATATCAATTACCTGATTATAACGCTCTTTTTGCGTTAACATACCCATGTTATAATTTCCTACAATAATATCCACCTCTTTGTTGGCTTCATCAATCATAGATTGTTTTTCTTTAGGAATAATAATATCCCCTAATGAGAAAGATAAACCACCTTGGAAGGCAAATTTATATCCCATATTTTTAATATTATCTAAGAATTCTCCTGTAGTAGGAATATCTGTAGCTTTTAAAATACCACCAATAATTCCACGTAAGTTTTTCTTAGTTAATACCTCATTAATGTAACCAGCTTTCGCAGGAACAACTTCGTTAAATAATACTCTACCAACAGTAGTTTGTATTATTTTTCTAACTTGCTCTCCGTTCTCATCAACATCGTAAGTTCTTACTTTAATTCCAGCATTTAAGTCTACCATTTCTTCGTTAAAAGCAATAGTTACTTCTTCTGGTGAATAAAAAGTTAATCCTTCTCCTTTAATTTTCACTTCTGGAGTAGAGATTCTCTCTTTAGTCATATAGTATAAACCAAGTACCATATCCTGAGAAGGAACTGTTACTGGTGCACCATTTGCAGGATTTAAGATATTATGAGAAGCCAACATTAATAATTGCGCTTCTAAAATAGCTTCTGGTCCTAATGGTAAGTGAACCGCCATTTGATCCCCATCAAAATCCGCATTAAATGCAGAACATGCTAATGGGTGTAATTGGATTGCTTTTCCTTCAATTAATTTTGGTTGAAAAGCTTGTATACCTAGTCTGTGTAAAGTAGGAGCCCTGTTTAATAAAACTGGATGTCCTTTAATTACATTTTCTAAAATATCCCAAACAACTGGTTCTTTTCTATCTATTATTTTCTTTGCAGATTTTACTGTTTTTACAATTCCTCTTTCAATTAGTTTTCTAATTACAAAAGGCTTGTAAAGTTCAGCTGCCATATCTTTTGGCAATCCACATTCAGATAATTTCATTTCTGGTCCAACAACAATTACAGAACGTGCAGAATAATCAACACGCTTTCCTAATAAATTCTGACGGAAACGTCCTTGTTTACCTTTTAATGAATCTGATAAAGATTTTAAAGGTCTGTTAGATTCAGTTTTTACTGCAGATGATTTACGTGTATTG from Polaribacter sejongensis carries:
- a CDS encoding TonB-dependent receptor; translated protein: MKQFYNFNLFLLTMFLSLSAFNSFAQTSKIQGLITDKDGLYVPGANVLIEALKKGDISNFDGKFTLVGVPAGTHTIRITYLGFKDILQEVVVKENETTSIKIALVSESIQLDDVLITSYSLGSQSKALNTQKNNLNITNVVSTDQIGKFPDANIGDAVKRIPGITMQVDQGEARNIIIRGLSPQLNSVTLNGSRIPSAEGDNRNVQMDLIPSDMIQSIQVNKAVTPDMDADALGGSVNLITRTSPQSFRLSATAGSGVNTITNKRILNGSFLVGDRSKNKKFGWMISATINDNDFGSHDVEAEWTDEFAYTNDAGEEVELEVNPYTNVFEERTYLVQRVRRSFSANFDYQINDDNNIYFKSMYNWRDDRENRFRLEHEILDAEDIGLGDFTITDNTPTMFPVEVKRQSKGGIDNDRNKNRRLEDQKMQNYTLGGNHAAGKLKIDWMTSFAKASEERLNERYAEFETEYSINNDISDSRFPLFTAVNSSDFNDLASFEFGEITEENQYTEEKDFNTFVNFELPSDFFGHGDGFIKFGFRGRFKTKLRDNDFFEYDLESDYPTLSSIPTKDYSNPDYLAGSQYQSGLFADEEWLGSLDLNNGETISDEFLRANYDVKENVFASYVMTNQRLSDKLSVLFGLRLEHTKLTATGNNILDEDTLDGTLTEKSSYSNLMPGVHVKYDISDKTVLRFAWTNTLARPNYVDITPTLDVVTGDEEVFLGNPDLKPTTSMNFDVMAETYFENVGILSGGFFYKNISDFTYTFQSETTTDAFGPGTTGFEVYQPLNGDKASIFGAELAIQRKLDFLPGFLKNFSVYANYTFLTSDANGIRNEDGEEREDIDLPNTTPNMLNASLGYADAKFNARLSGNFSDAYVDEIGGNAFEDRYYDKQFFLDFSTGYTINKNLSIYASVNNLTNQPLRYYQGESGRTMQMEYYGRRITFGLKYDLFKK
- a CDS encoding DUF3467 domain-containing protein; this encodes MEENQNKDGQINIELDQEIAEGTYSNLAIINHSMSEFIVDFINIMPGVPKAKVKSRIILTPQHAKRLTQALADNVRKFEEQHGEIKDYEQPPIPMNFGPTGQA